A single window of Aspergillus flavus chromosome 4, complete sequence DNA harbors:
- a CDS encoding auxin efflux carrier superfamily has protein sequence MADGGIVVPLVGALQACVSVLLTMSYGVAAQRLRLIQESSINDMAGLGVKLFLPALIIINLGEQLQLGNALNYIPVLIWSILYTCASVGLAYFVSKGLKLPPWVTPACAFNNTTSLPLLLLQSLESVGSLKPIIKDGDTESKAISRAQSYFLLCAVVSKTIGYAVGPKLLQDGNESTNTEDIEADGTDPETQNGTTEHGQVDEETSLLPQRAQKARRNISNSIRHGAQRISSMLPKRIRQRLMAPFESPFADVAIGCTIIGVILGLVPQLHKAFFNKYEDGGIFNAWLTSSVKNIGKLFTTFQIFVVGCKLGVSFEKMKTSGDSGRMPLKAIGTIFLVRLVIWPALSISIVYGLAKKTNIVLTDPILWFSLMLMPAGPPALVISGLAELARISELEKMAIAKSLTAMYVLSPFICFSITGALKASQAALEQRNST, from the exons ATGGCAGATGGGGGTATTGTCGTGCCGTTGGTGGGCGCCTTACAGGCCTGCGTCTCCGTTCTGCTGACCATGAGCTACGGAGTCGCAGCGCAAAGGTTACGATTGATTCAAGAGTCCTCGATCAATGATATGGCCGGATTGGGAGTCAAGCTGTTTCTCCCAGCTTTAATCATTATCAATCTAGGCGAACAGCTACAATTAGGAAACGCGCTGAACTACATCCCCGTTCTCA TTTGGTCCATTCTTTACACGTGTGCCTCGGTCGGCCTGGCATATTTTGTCTCTAAGGGATTGAAGCTTCCGCCTTGGGTGACGCCTGCCTGCGCATTCAACAACACGACCTCTCTGCCGCTCCTCTTGCTGCAATCGCTGGAAAGCGTGGGGAGTCTGAAACCGATTATTAAAGACGGCGACACCGAGTCTAAAGCCATCTCTCGTGCCCAGAGTTACTTTCTTCTCTGCGCTGTAGTCAGTAAAACGATCGGTTACGCCGTTGGTCCCAAGCTACTTCAGGATGGCAACGAGTCCACCAATACAGAGGATATAGAAGCGGACGGCACAGATCCTGAAACCCAAAATGGCACCACTGAGCACGGCCAGGTCGACGAGGAGACATCCCTTCTTCCACAGCGGGCGCAAAAAGCCCGCCGCAACATTTCTAACAGTATCCGGCACGGAGCCCAACGCATTTCATCTATGTTACCCAAGCGTATCCGACAGAGGCTCATGGCCCCGTTTGAGTCCCCATTTGCCGATGTGGCGATCGGATGCACTATTATCGGTGTGATCTTGGGTCTTGTGCCGCAGCTACATAAAGCGTTCTTCAATAAATACGAGGACGGCGGGATTTTCAACGCTTGGCTGACGTCGAGTGTCAAGAACATTGGCAAGTTGTTCACGACGTTCCAGATCTTTGTGGTGGGGTGTAAGCTGGGTGTCAGCTTTGAGAAGATGAAAACTAGTGGTGATTCGGGGCGAATGCCTTTGAAGGCGATTGGGACAATCTTTCTCGTTCGTTTGGTGATATGGCCTGC ACTCAGCATCTCTATTGTTTATGGCTTGGCTAAGAAGACCAATATTGTGTTAACTGATCCTATTCTCTGGTTTAGTTTGATGCTCATGCCGGCTGGACCTCCGGCGTTGGTCATATCCGGGCTGGCCGAGTTGGCTCGGATTTcagagctggagaagatggctatTGCCAAATCGTTAACT GCAATGTACGTGTTGTCGCCATTTATATGCTTCAGCATCACCGGCGCTCTGAAAGCGTCTCAAGCGGCACTGGAGCAGAGGAACTCTACATGA
- a CDS encoding uncharacterized protein (uncharacterized protein conserved in bacteria-domain containing protein), whose amino-acid sequence MAQQRSTNAKICKCWGYTFEWIDGLHSSVEQLHSIMLNYDKLVDECLDRLDEISPPGSARTESTGSTDTKTPKRDLYSLLEKHAKDDPKLDELWSEINTVPDWVDWEQIKRGQEVFFRYGTPILNVLGFQSLLGGMGSPRVVETLARTGGFSADVVRRRLLETLQHILQVSLSLDSIKPGGKGHVSSVRVRLLHASVRRRVLSLVKNRPEYYDIKKYGIPINDLDCIATIHTFSTSVVFLGLPRQGIFLRNQEIEDYIALWRLVAFYMGTPTDCFETTAQARAMMESLSVSEIDPTDTGRILAQNIILGLEYTAPTYASKEYLEAMARKLNGDELSDSLNLPRPSLYYQALVYGQCILVMAACYGLRVFPMLDQAIIELRRKLYYGLIMDKKEGLGGESFFEFKYVPFYSRTTRLGKRRVSQPAWFGVETLGQLGLLTAFLAGVALFCGSISGIKLLAPIVVPAAFVPDVY is encoded by the exons ATGGCCCAACAGAGGAGCACGAATGCGAAAATTTGCAAATGCTGGGGCTATACTTTTGAATGGATCGACGGCCTTCACTCTTCAGTGGAGCAGTTACACTCCATCATGCTCAACTATGACAAACTCGTAGATGAGTGCCTGGATCGCCTGGATGAGATCTCACCCCCAGGTAGTGCCCGTACAGAGAGCACGGGGAGCACTGACACTAAAACACCGAAGAGAGACCTCTACTCCCTGCTGGAGAAGCACGCAAAAGACGATCCAAAACTCGACGAACTGTGGTCTGAGATCAACACCGTCCCAGATTGGGTCGATTGGGAGCAGATCAAACGGGGGCAAGAAGTGTTCTTCCGCTATGGAACACCAATTCTTAATGTA CTCGGCTTTCAAAGCCTCCTCGGCGGCAT GGGTTCCCCCCGAGTTGTTGAGACCTTGGCCCGAACCGGAGGTTTCTCGGCGGACGTTGTACGGCGCAGGCTGCTAGAAACTCTGCAACACATTCTCCAGGTGTCCTTATCCTTGGACTCGATCAAGCCAGGAGGTAAAGGTCATGTCTCCTCCGTTCGCGTCCGGTTGCTACATGCGTCGGTCCGTCGGAGAGTGCTAAGCCTGGTCAAGAATAGACCCGAGTACTACGACATCAAGAAATACGGAATTCCTATCAACGACCTGGATTGCATTGCAACTATCCACACGTTCTCAACGAGCGTGGTCTTCCTTGGGCTTCCACGACAAGGTATCTTTTTAAGGAACCAGGAAATTGAGGACTATATTGCCCTTTGGAGACTTGTCGCGTTTTACATGGGCACACCAACCGACTGCTTCGAGACAACGGCTCAGGCACGAGCGATGATGGAGTCGCTTTCCGTGTCTGAAATAGACCCAACCGATACCGGCAGGATACTGGCGCAGAACATTATTCTTGGTCTTGAGTACACAGCCCCCACATATGCGTCAAAGGAATACCTCGAGGCTATGGCGAGAAAACTCAACGGTGACGAGCTATCTGATAGTCTTAACCTTCCGCGTCCCTCTTTATACTACCAAGCACTGGTGTATGGACAATGTATCCTGGTCATGGCTGCATGCTATGGACTTCGAGTGTTTCCGATGCTCGATCAAGCTATCATTGAG TTACGTCGCAAGCTCTACTATGGCCTCATCATggacaagaaagagggaCTAGGAGGCGAAAGCTTCTTCGAATTCAAATATGTACCGTTCTACAGCCGCACAACACGTTTAGGGAAACGCAGGGTGTCCCAACCAGCATGGTTCGGTGTAGAGACTCTGGGACAGCTAGGTCTTCTCACTGCGTTCCTTGCTGGAGTGGCCCTGTTTTGCGGGTCTATCTCTGGAATCAAACTGCTAGCCCCAATTGTTGTTCCGGCTGCATTCGTCCCAGATGTTTATTGA
- a CDS encoding v-type proton ATPase catalytic subunit A (unnamed protein product), whose translation MAPSGKGSQDEAHHGAVFSVSGPVVVAENMIGCAMYELCRVGKDQLVGEVIRLDGDKATIQVYEETDGVTVGDPVERTGKPLAVELGPGLMETIYDGIQRPLKAIFHQSKGIYIPRGITVNALDREKKWDFTPGQYKVGDHITGGDVWGSVFENSLLNDHKILLPPRARGTITRIAEAGSYTVEEKLLEIEFNGKKSEFGMMQTWPVRVPRPVNDKVPSDAPFIVGQRVLDSLFPSVQGGTVCIPGAFGCGKTVISQSVSKFSNSDIIVYVGCGERGNEMAEVLMDFPELSIEIDGRKEPIMKRTCLIANTSNMPVAAREASIYTGITIAEYFRDQGKNVAMMADSSSRWAEALRELSGRLGEMPADQGFPAYLGAKLASFYERAGKSVALGSPERIGSVSIVGAVSPPGGDFSDPVTTSTLGIVQVFWGLDKKLAQRKHFPSINTSMSYSKYTTVLDKFYEKNYPEFPRLRDQIRELLTKSEELDQVVQLVGKAALGDSDKIALDVAAMVKDDFLQQNGYSDYDQFCPLWKTEYMMKAFMGYHDEAQKAIAQGQNWAKVREATADIQTALRNMKFEVPENQQEVSEKYEKVLQTMSERFASVSDE comes from the exons ATGGCCCCCTCCGGAAAGGGCTCTCAAGACGAAGCCCACCATGGCGCCGTCTTCTCCGTCTCCGGTCCCGTCGTCGTGGCCGAGAACATGATCGGCTGTGCTATGTACGAATTG TGTCGTGTCGGAAAAGATCAGCTCGTCGGTGAAGTTATCCGTCTCGATGGCGATAAGGCCACTATTCAGGTCTACGAGGAAACTG ATGGTGTGACGGTCGGCGACCCTGTCGAGAGGACGGGTAAACCCCTAGCGGTGGAACTGGGTCCTGGTTTGATGGAAACGATCTACGACGGTATCCAACGCCCCCTGAAAGCGATCTTTCACCAGTCCAAAGGAATCTACATCCCCCGTGGTATCACTGTAAACGCGCTGGATCGCGAGAAGAAATGGGACTTCACGCCCGGTCAATACAAAGTGGGCGACCACATCACTGGTGGTGATGTCTGGGGTTCCGTGTTCGAGAACAGCTTGTTGAACGACCATAAGATCCTTCTCCCGCCCCGCGCTCGGGGTACCATTACCCGTATCGCAGAGGCTGGAAGCTACACAGTCGAGGAGAAACTTTTGGAGATCGAATTTAACGGCAAGAAGTCCGAGTTTGGTATGATGCAGACCTGGCCCGTCCGTGTACCCCGACCAGTCAACGATAAGGTTCCATCCGACGCACCCTTCATCGTCGGCCAGAGAGTGCTGGACTCTCTGTTCCCTAGTGTGCAGGGTGGTACTGTTTGTATTCCCGGTGCTTTCGGATGCGGTAAGACTGTCATTTCTCAGTCTGTATCCAAGTTCTCCAACAGTGATATCATCGTCTACGTTGGTTGTGGTGAGCGTGGTAACGAGATGGCTGAAGTGTTGATGGACTTCCCCGAG CTTTCGATCGAAATCGATGGTCGCAAAGAGCCTATCATGAAGCGTACATGTCTTATCGCCAATACATCCAACATGCCTGTCGCCGCGCGTGAGGCCTCCATTTACACCGGTATCACCATCGCCGAGTACTTCCGTGACCAGGGTAAGAACGTGGCTATGATGGCCGATTCCAGTTCTCGTTGGGCCGAGGCGCTTCGTGAACTTTCCGGTCGTCTGGGAGAGATGCCTGCAGACCAGGGTTTCCCCGCCTACCTGGGTGCCAAGCTCGCTTCCTTCTACGAACGTGCTGGAAAGAGTGTGGCTCTGGGAAGCCCTGAGAGAATTGGCAGTGTCAGTATTGTCGGTGCCGTCAGTCCCCCTGGTGGTGATTTCTCAGATCCTGTCACTACTAGTACCCTTGGTATCGTCCAGGTGTTCTGGGGTCTCGACAAGAAGCTGGCCCAGCGAAAGCATTTCCCTTCCATCAACACTTCGATGTCCTACAGCAAGTACACTACCGTCTTGGACAAATTCTACGAGAAGAACTACCCCGAGTTCCCCCGCCTGCGTGACCAGATTCGTGAGCTGTTGACCAAGTCCGAAGAACTGGACCAGGTCGTGCAGCTGGTCGGTAAGGCCGCCCTGGGTGATTCTGATAAGATCGCATTGGATGTGGCTGCCATGGTGAAGGATGATTTCCTTCAGCAAAACGGATACAGTGACTACGATCAGTTCTGCCCTCTGTGGAAGACGGAATACATGATGAAGGCCTTCATGGGCTACCATGACGAAGCGCAGAAGGCTATTGCTCAGGGTCAAAACTGGGCCAAGGTTCGCGAAGCCACTGCCGACATCCAGACTGCCCTGCGGAACATGAAGTTCGAGGTCCCGGAAAACCAACAAGAGGTCTCAGAGAAG TACGAGAAGGTTCTTCAGACCATGTCCGAGCGATTCGCGTCGGTGTCGGATGAGTAA
- a CDS encoding putative vacuolar dynamin-like GTPase VpsA: MASPTSINVNDPSLISLVNKLQDVFATVGVHNPIDLPQIAVVGSQSSGKSSVLENIVGRDFLPRGSGIVTRRPLILQLINKPATQSNGVKEEKLDTTDSAANLDEYGEFLHIPGQKFYDFNKIREEIVRETESKVGRNAGISPAPINLRIYSPNVLTLTLVDLPGLTKVPVGDQPKDIEKQIRDMVLKYISKPNAIILAVTAANQDLANSDGLKLAREVDPEGQRTIGVLTKVDLMDEGTDVVDILAGRIIPLRLGYVPVVNRGQRDIENKRPISYALEHEKNFFEGHKAYRNKSSYCGTPYLARKLNLILMMHIKQTLPDIKARISSSLQKYTAELSQLGDSMLGNSANIILNIITEFSNEYRTVLEGNNQELSSIELSGGARISFVFHELYSNGIKAVDPFDQVKDIDIRTILYNSSGSSPALFVGTTAFELIVKQQIKRLEDPSTKCISLVYDELVRILSQLLNKQLFRRYPMLKEKFHAVVISFFKKCMEPTNKLVRDLINMEACYINTGHPDFLNGHRAMTIVNERQAGSKPTQVDPKTGKPLPPRANSPSVDLGNTESGSGSGFFGSFWASKNKKKMAAMEAPPPTLKASASLSERESTEVEVIKLLITSYFNIVKRTMIDMVPKAIMYMLVQFTKDEMQRELLENMYRNNELDELLKESDYTVRRRKECQQMVESLSRASEIVSQVQ; this comes from the exons ATGGCAAGCCCGACCTC AATAAACGTCAACGATCCCAGCTTGATCTCGCTGGTCAATAAGCTTCAGGATGTCTTCGCGACAGTCGGA GTTCACAACCCCATCGACTTGCCTCAGATTGCCGTCGTCGGTTCACAGTCCAGTGGTAAGAGTTCGGTGCTAGAGAATATTGTCGGACGGGATTT CCTCCCCCGTGGGTCTGGAATTGTCACTCGGAGGCCCCTCATTCTTCAACTGATCAACAAGCCCGCAACTCAATCGAATGGCGTtaaggaggagaagctggaTACGACGGATAGCGCCGCAAACCTTGATGAATACGGAGAGTTCCTGCACATTCCCGGCCAGAAGTTCTACGATTTCAACAAGATTCGCGAGGAGATTGTGCGGGAAACGGAGTCGAAGGTCGGCCGCAATGCCGGTATCTCCCCTGCGCCTATCAACCTCCGCATCTACTCGCCCAACGTCCTGACCCTCACACTGGTCGACTTGCCCGGTTTGACTAAGGTTCCGGTCGGTGACCAGCCCAAGGACATTGAGAAGCAAATCAGGGATATGGTCTTAAAATACATCAGCAAACCTAACGCGATCATCCTTGCGGTCACCGCGGCCAACCAAGATCTTGCCAACTCTGACGGTTTGAAGTTGGCACGGGAAGTCGACCCGGAAGGTCAGCGTACAATTGGTGTTTTGACCAAGGTCGATCTGATGGACGAGGGAACCGACGTCGTGGATATTCTTGCGGGCAGGATTATCCCGTTGCGCCTGGGTTATGTGCCAGTGGTCAACCGTGGTCAACGTGATATTGAGAACAAGAGACCCATCTCATACGCTCTGGAGCATGAGAAGAACTTCTTCGAGGGCCACAAAGCCTATCGGAACAAGTCCTCATACTGTGGAACGCCGTATTTGGCGCGGAAGCTGAACTTG ATCCTTATGATGCACATCAAGCAAACCCTGCCCGATATCAAAGCCCGGATTTCGTCCTCCCTTCAGAAGTATACCGCCGAACTTTCGCAGTTGGGAGATTCCATGCTCGGCAATAGCGCTAACATCATCCTGAACATCATCACGGAGTTCAGCAATGAGTATCGTACGGTGCTGGAGGGTAACAACCAGGAGCTGTCCAGCATTGAGTTGTCGGGTGGTGCTCGTATCAGCTTCGTGTTCCACGAACTTTACTCCAACGGTATCAAGGCGGTGGATCCTTTCGACCAGGTCAAGGATATTGATATCCGAACGATTCTCTACAACTCTTCGGGTTCATCGCCTGCGCTTTTCGTTGGAACCACCGCCTTCGAGTTGATCGTCAAGCAGCAGATCAAGAGACTCGAGGACCCCAGCACGAAATGTATCTCCTTGGTGTATGACGAACTGGTCCGCATCCTATCACAGCTCCTGAACAAGCAGCTGTTCCGCAGGTATCCCAtgctgaaggagaagttcCACGCTGTGGTCAtcagcttcttcaagaagtGCATGGAGCCGACCAACAAGCTTGTTCGCGACTTAATCAACATGGAGGCGTGCTACATCAACACCGGTCACCCTGATTTCTTGAACGGACACCGC GCCATGACCATTGTGAATGAGCGTCAAGCCGGCAGTAAGCCTACTCAGGTTGACCCGAAGACGGGCAAGCCTCTCCCTCCCCGGGCGAACAGCCCGTCGGTCGATCTCGGCAACACGGAAAGCGGCAGCGGCtctggcttcttcggcagctTCTGGGCTtcgaagaacaagaagaagatggcggcCATGGAGGCCCCACCGCCAACCCTCAAGGCGTCGGCCTCTTTGTCTGAGCGCGAGAGCACCGAAGTCGAAGTCATCA AACTTCTCATTACGTCTTACTTTAACATCGTGAAGCGGACCATGATTGACATGGTCCCGAAGGCCATTATGTACATGCTTGTCCA ATTCACCAAGGATGAGATGCAGCGCGAACTCCTCGAGAACATGTACCGCAACAACGAACTGGACGAGCTCCTGAAGGAAAGCGACTACACGGTGCGGAGGCGCAAGGAGTGCCAACAGATGGTGGAGAGCCTGTCTCGCGCTAGCGAGATTGTCAGCCAAGTCCAGTAA
- a CDS encoding carbon-nitrogen hydrolase, producing the protein MDENHQKACTYIREAASQGAHLAVLPEYHLNAFPPTNPLYLPQTNPQITTKYLQSYQSLAKELNICIVPGTIVENHTPTSEKTNTNTDTQPKDPILYNTAYFISNDGTILSSYRKKNIWHPERPYLTSSGSDPHEVFDTPIGKVGLLICWDLAFPEAFRELIAAGAEVVVVPTFWTQNDASPALRAKNPDCEKLFLESVLTARCFENTCGVVFANAAGENEGDGFLGLSRVTMPGVGVVGSLGWEEGVCVVDLDIGLIRDAEENYRVREDLGREGWYYSYRHQGRE; encoded by the exons ATGGATGAAAACCACCAAAAGGCATGCACCTACATCCGCGAAGCTGCCTCCCAAGGTGCTCATCTAGCTGTTCTCCCAGA ATATCATCTAAACGCCTTCCCACCCACAAACCCCCTCTACCTCCCCCAAACCAACCCCCAAATAACCACCAAATACCTCCAATCCTACCAGTCCCTCGCCAAAGAGCTCAACATCTGCATCGTCCCGGGTACAATCGTCGAAAACCACACTCCCACCAGTGAAAAAACGAATACGAATACCGACACCCAACCCAAAGACCCAATTCTCTACAACACAGCCTACTTCATCTCCAACGACGGCactatcctctcctcctACCGAAAAAAGAATATCTGGCACCCAGAACGCCCATACCTAACTTCTTCGGGTTCCGATCCCCACGAAGTCTTCGATACACCCATCGGCAAGGTCGGGTTGCTTATATGTTGGGATTTGGCTTTCCCGGAGGCGTTCAGGGAGTTGATTGCTGCTGgggcggaggtggtggttgttccTACTTTTT GGACTCAAAACGATGCCTCACCTGCGCTGCGGGCGAAGAATCCCGATTGCGAGAAGCTGTTTCTGGAGTCGGTGCTTACGGCGAGGTGTTTTGAGAATACGTGTGGGGTTGTGTTTGCCAATGCGGCGGGGGAGAACGAGGGGGATGGATTCCTGGGATTGTCGAGGGTGACCATGCCTGGGGTTGGTGTTGTGGGGTCTCTGGggtgggaggagggggtTTGTGTGGTGGATCTTGATATAGGGTTGATTCGGGATGCCGAGGAGAATTATCGGGTCAGGGAGGATTTGGGGAGGGAGGGCTGGTATTATTCTTATCGGCATCAGGGGAGGGagtag
- a CDS encoding putative alpha/beta hydrolase: protein MTHRQTSGFAAETNGHVRLKLYPPLTHDLSITTSQTHKIVTMAPLTAAEIVKHPAYDSVAWNLPPTTSGTCPVAQNRRGGPLNLYYEIHGTGPAKLVWIMGLNASHDDWKRQTKYFGHQNASKYTCLVFDNRGVGRSDKPVNYYSTSEMAQDAVDLLSHLGWIDLSAPATRSIHVIGASMGGMISQEVGMLIPDRLASLTLCCTAPRLVRTAPFLENLRERASMFIPRHVDVELARLGHTLFGGDFLDQPDTEYEDPKKNFPTRRERFAAGQLKKREDPDSFTKKGFLMQIVACYFHHKSPEQLKTLGDAVGRERIAVLHGTEDRMLTFRHGEILHEEIGKGILWKVYEGSGHVLMWENEDEVNQLLEELVDRTS, encoded by the exons ATGACCCACCGGCAAACCTCGGGATTCGCCGCCGAGACCAACGGGCATGTGAGACTGAAGCTATATCCACCGCTCACACATGACCTCTCTATCACCACATCGCAGACACACAAGATAGTGACCATGGCGCCCTTAACTGCCGCGGAGATTGTGAAGCACCCCGCGTATGACTCGGTGGCGTGGAATCTCCCTCCGACCACCTCAGGAACCTGTCCAGTGGCGCAAAACAGACGCGGCGGCCCCTTGAACCTGTACTATGAAATCCACGGCACTGGACCTGCAAAGCTCGTC TGGATCATGGGGCTGAACGCCTCACACGACGATTGGAAGCGCCAGACCAAGTATTTCGGCCATCAGAACGCCTCCAAATACACATGTCTGGTCTTTGACAATCGCGGTGTCGGTCGCTCCGACAAGCCGGTGAACTACTACTCTACGTCGGAGATGGCACAAGATGCCGTTGATCTACTGAGTCACCTGGGCTGGATCGATCTCTCGGCCCCCGCCACCCGGTCGATCCATGTCATCGGCGCCAGTATGGGCGGCATGATCTCCCAGGAAGTCGGCATGCTCATCCCCGACCGCCTAGCTAGTCTCACTCTATGCTGTACGGCCCCGCGACTCGTCCGCACGGCTCCGTTCCTGGAGAACCTGCGCGAGCGCGCGAGCATGTTCATCCCCCGACATGTGGACGTCGAGTTGGCGCGCTTGGGACACACGCTCTTCGGCGGGGATTTTCTCGACCAGCcggatacggagtacgaggATCCGAAGAAGAACTTCCCTACGAGGCGCGAGCGGTTTGCAGCTGGCCAGTTGAAGAAGCGGGAGGATCCCGATAGCTTTACGAAGAAGGGGTTCCTGATGCAGATTGTTGCGTGTTACTTCCATCATAAGTCTCCGGAGCAGTTGAAGACGTTGGGGGATGCTGTTGGTCGAGAGCGCATTGCTGTTCTGCATGGGACGGAAGACCGCATGCTTACGTTCCGTCATGGGGAGATCTTACATGAGGAAATTGGGAAGGGGATCCTGTGGAAGGTGTATGAGGGCAGTGGCCATGTGTTGATGTGGGAGAACGAAGATGAGGTCAATCAGTTGTtggaggagcttgttgaCAGGACTTCTTGA